The genomic interval AGCGGGTCCTCGGCTGCCCTCGTAACCTGCTCGCGGCACGGCTTCGGATGCTGGTGGAGGAAGGAATCCTGGCCACCGAGACCTACAAGGAGCCGGGTTCGCGGAGCCGGCCGAAGTATGTGATCACGTCCAAGGGCATGGACCTGCTGCCCGCCGTGATGGGGCTGCTGCAGTGGGGTGACCGCTACCGTGCCGACCCGGAGGGGCCGGCGGTCCTGGCACGGCATCGGGAGTGCGGTGCGCACGTCGACGTTCAGATCCGCTGCGAACAGGGCCATCCGGTGGAGGCGAAGGACATCGAGAGCGTCCCCGGCCCGGCCTTCCGGGTGAGGTCGCCCGAGTGAGCTGGTTGCGGGCCGGGGAGCGGTTCACGAAACGCAGAGCGCAGCGATCGGCTCCACGGACGCGTACGCGCCGGATCTCGGGGGGTAGAAGCACGTCGACGGCGTCCTGGGCGACAAGCGCCAGGGCGAGTGGGGTCGGCGGCGAGGGCCGTGGGGTCCGCGGGCTCCAGGCGGTCCTCGGCGCCGACGAGTTGCAGGGCGGGTCTGGGGGCCGCCGATGTCGACCGGTTGAGCGTGCGGGCCGGCGGACGACCGCACGGGGGAGGCGACGGCGAGCACCGGCACCGCCGTACTCGAGGCGGATCGCTGGGCGGCTGCTCTCAGGGGAGTTGCGGGTACAGCACGGAGACGCCTCCGGCCAGTGCGGCCTGCGCCTGGCGCGAGACGTCGTCCGCGACGATCTCGTACGCGCCGTCGGCGATGCCGTCGACGGCGATCCGGGCGATGTCGATGGGGTCGGACTTGGGCGCGTCGACGCCTCGGGCCATGTCGGTGTCCATGTAGCCGACGTGCAGGCCGGCCACACGGATGCCCTGGTCGGCGAGCTGG from Streptomyces sp. CC0208 carries:
- a CDS encoding helix-turn-helix domain-containing protein, producing the protein MDPRLDRDTSNCSIARTLQVVGEKWTILILREVWYGSSRFSEFERVLGCPRNLLAARLRMLVEEGILATETYKEPGSRSRPKYVITSKGMDLLPAVMGLLQWGDRYRADPEGPAVLARHRECGAHVDVQIRCEQGHPVEAKDIESVPGPAFRVRSPE